A genomic stretch from Salvelinus namaycush isolate Seneca chromosome 25, SaNama_1.0, whole genome shotgun sequence includes:
- the LOC120020421 gene encoding 5'-3' exoribonuclease 1-like isoform X1, protein MGVPKFYRWISERYPCLSEVVKEHQIPEFDNLYLDMNGIIHQCSHPNDEDVHFRISEEKIFADIFHYLEVLFRIIKPRKVFFMAVDGVAPRAKMNQQRGRRFRSAKEAEDKIKKALEKGEVLPSEARFDSNCITPGTDFMARLQEQLKYFVNSKLSTDNAWKGVNVYLSGHETPGEGEHKIMEFIRWENTKPDHDPNTRHCLYGLDADLMMLGLTSHEPHFSLLREEVRFGGKKNQKRITAPEETTFHLLHLSLFREYIDYEFSEVKNKISFEYDLERIIDDWILMGFLVGNDFIPHLPHLHINHDALPLLYRTYISVLPTLGGYLNENGHLNLGNFEKYLEKLSEFDREHFNEVFVDLKWFESKVGNKYLNEAAGLAAEEAHCKDSRKKDLKDSLCLAALDEVKDRGPSRGFEEEGEEEDMFEAEFRQYKRTYYMTKMGVEVVSDEFLANQALCYVEGIQWILHYYYHGVQSWSWYYPHHYAPFLSDVRNIAHLKLTFDMGKPFMPFQQLLGVLPSASKDLLPQSYRHLMTSENSSIIEYYPLDFKTDLNGKQQEWEAVVLIPFIDERCLLAAMEPYNDHMTKAEKARNCHTQCAVYSYDAELDYPSTLPDLFPNIMHCHVRVTPVPMDAWHVSLSHVGRSINSSQFYFCGFPTLKHIRHKFYKKKHGVVVFQQSSRGENMMLEIIPSKEEPVCDNVASQVLGRSVFVNWPHLEEARVVAVSDGESKFFLEEPAGMQKLYDRDSPPPTKVTYLSDKEQKDWVKDVQGITEHFGKRKGITVNETAVVLYTQLLTGRKYVPGQSGQVHLEKQWAKQILPFPYQTIVKDIKAFDSSSTRFKTLEELYSPTTTVFMVGNPYYGAMGEVQDSSDVIKEGRVRVVFTVPCEPPMESLIQNQHKYCVKYSPGYVLASRLGITGYLVSRFSGSIFVGRGSKKNPHGEQKANVGLNLKFNKKNEEVPGYTKRTEKEWLYSVAVEDLMAEYLDRFSEVFDLVSRNSHDDVFYEDDIWPGVDQNGAERVKEITSWLKTHPVADIARASCDLQILDTAIVEQIEEVVAKVKKSSKKVRVTVKPHLLFRPLEQQHGVVPDPDAEYHLFDRVVNVRESFSVPLGLRGTIIGIKGADREAEVLYEVVFDEEFAGGLTIRCASGRGYRLPPCALINLSHGCRFEQGSHKLTAIVKPQPSSHHHAHNKELSGLNHSPRSPFIPTPQQNGRQNILRADTQGNKNVHHNALSQKHQPKGKDEEFSNVWQSLQSSGMPQKPPAHWQQNNACNSAWGPGSPGQEGQFQGQQGRNQPQSQQQPPKPGPAGSIRLLKRNEDVNTLFPAQNATKKQTEFEDLIANLKITKGNEPTAPPPGNEPTSQSEEPLSPQSFAMKGTLALKEMLNIGSAPDSTSLSSSNTQQQNRRRATKKVAARMGDLVLPVAAAAVPPLQAHQPSSMGPSVASELARICIGLGMAPPDFTFIRSRQGLMVCQVKLSSGLLVHGPQSHSENEAKEKAALFALQRLVSVNSVGSGFPMPPPLFSGVGQIRGPPMGPMPNVFGQSGGLLIPPQGYGPLHWGMPHQGQPFYGGTFPGSRPQTPSVPIGSHNQFVPLQVTKKRVSSGKKPQEFYNAAHTARNQAPINKAQSDSQPSLSPTPSAAPITPPKTAQDPPEMAGTPSTPQTPRQNPTPGHGHTPSSASKRKHRKLAVNFEVAKVQE, encoded by the exons CTTCCACTATCTGGAGGTGCTGTTCAGGATCATCAAGCCCAGGAAGGTGTTCTTCATGGCCGTGGATGGGGTGGCTCCTCGGGCCAAGATGAACCAGCAGAGAGGCAGGAGATTCAG GTCGGCCAAAGAAGCAGAGGACAAGATAAAGAAGGCCCTAGAGAAAGGAGAGGTCCTACCCTCTGAGGCCCGCTTTGACTCTAACTGTATCACACCTG GGACGGACTTCATGGCCAGGTTACAGGAGCAGCTCAAGTACTTTGTCAACAGTAAACTGTCCACAGACAATGCCTGGAAAGGAGTTAACGTCTACCTTTCTGGACACGAG ACTCCAGGAGAAGGAGAACATAAGATCATGGAGTTTATCCGCTGGGAAAACACCAAGCCAGACCACGACCCAAACACACGCCACTGTCTCTATGGCCTGGACGCTGACCTG ATGATGTTAGGTCTGACGAGCCACGAGCCACACTTCTCCCTACTCAGAGAAGAGGTCCGCTTTGGAGGGAAGAAAAACCAGAAAAG AATAACTGCTCCAGAGGAGACAACCTTCCACCTACTGCACCTGTCACTATTTAGGGAGTACATAGACTACGAGTTCTCTGAAGTTAAG AATAAGATCTCATTTGAGTACGACCTGGAGCGAATCATAGATGACTGGATCCTGATGGGCTTTCTTGTTGGAAATGACTTCAtccctcatcttcctcatcttcaCATAAACCACGACGCCCTGCCTCTTCTCTACCGCACCTACATCAGTGTGCTGCCAACACTAGGAG GATACCTGAATGAGAATGGTCACCTGAACCTGGGTAACTTTGAGAAGTACCTGGAGAAACTGTCAGAG TTTGACAGGGAGCACTTCAATGAGGTGTTTGTGGATCTGAAGTGGTTTGAGAGTAAGGTGGGGAACAAGTACTTGAACGAGGCAGCAGGGCTGGCAGCAGAGGAGGCTCACTGCAAGGATTCCAGGAAGAAAGACCTG aaagACTCTCTGTGTCTGGCTGCACTGGATGAGGTCAAGGACAGAGGCCCCAGCAGAGGTtttgaggaggaaggggaggaagaagACATGTTTGAAGCAGAGTTCCGACAGTACAAACGCACCTACTACATGACCAAGATGGGAGTGGAGGTGGTCTCAGA TGAGTTTCTAGCCAACCAGGCGTTGTGCTATGTGGAGGGAATCCAGTGGATCCTACATTACTACTACCATGGAGTCCAATCCTGGAGCTG GTATTACCCGCACCACTATGCCCCCTTCCTGTCAGATGTGCGGAACATAGCCCATCTGAAGTTGACCTTTGACATGGGCAAGCCCTTCATGCCCTTCCAGCAGCTGCTGGGAGTCCTACCTTCTGCCAGCAAAGACCTGCTGCCCCAGAGCTATagg CACCTGATGACATCAGAGAATTCTAGCATCATTGAGTATTACCCTCTAGACTTCAAGACAGACCTTAATGGGAAACAACAGGAGTGGGAGGCTGTGGTGCTCATCCCCTTCATCGACGAG agatgtttgctTGCTGCGATGGAGCCTTATAACGATCACATGACCAAGGCTGAGAAGGCCCGTAACTGCCACACACAGTGTGCTGTGTACAGCTACGACGCTGAGCTAGACTACCCCTCCACCCTGCCTGACCTGTTCCCCAACATCATGCACTGCCATGTCAG AGTGACACCGGTTCCCATGGACGCTTGGCACGTGTCGTTGAGCCATGTGGGGCGCAGCATCAACAGCAGCCAGTTCTACTTCTGTGGCTTCCCCACCTTAAAGCACATCAGACACAAg TTCTATAAGAAGAAACATGGAGTGGTGGTGTTCCAGCAGAGCAGCCGAGGAGAGAACATGATGCTGGAGATCATACCTAGCAAAGAGGAACCC GTGTGTGACAATGTGGCCTCTCAGGTCCTGGGTCGGTCTGTGTTTGTCAACTGGCCCCACCTAGAGGAGGCCAGGGTGGTAGCAGTGTCTGACGGGGAGAGCAA GTTCTTCCTGGAGGAGCCGGCAGGGATGCAGAAGCTGTACGACAGGGACTCTCCTCCCCCCACTAAGGTCACCTACCTCAGTGACAAGGAACAGAAGGACTGGGTTAAGGATGTACAGGGCATCACTGAGCA TTTCGGTAAGCGTAAGGGCATCACGGTGAATGAGACGGCGGTGGTTTTGTATACCCAGCTGCTGACGGGCAGGAAGTATGTACCTGGGCAGAGCGGACAGGTGCACCTGGAGAAACAGTGGGCCAAGCAGATACTGCCATTCCCCTACCAGACCATCGTCAAG gacATCAAAGCCTTTGACTCGTCGTCCACTCGCTTCAAGACCCTGGAGGAGCTGTATTCCCCGACGACCACGGTTTTCATGGTGGGGAACCCCTACTACGGTGCCATGGGAGAG GTGCAGGATTCCAGTGATGTCATCAAAGAGGGACGGGTGCGGGTTGTGTTCACGGTGCCCTGTGAACCACCTATGGAATCCTTAATACAGAACCAGCAT aaataCTGTGTGAAGTACAGTCCTGGCTACGTTCTGGCCTCACGCCTCGGCATCACTGGCTACCTCGTCTCCAGATTCTCTGGCAGCATCTTCGTCGGCAGAGGATCCAAGAAAAA tcCCCATGGGGAGCAGAAGGCTAACGTGGGTCTGAACCTGAAGTTCAATAAGAAGAATGAGGAGGTACCAGGTTACACCAAGAGAACCGAGAAGGAGTGGCTCTATTCTGTCGCTGTGGAGGATCTGATGGCTGAGTACTTGGATAG GTTCTCTGAGGTGTTTGACCTGGTGTCCAGGAACAGTCACGACGATGTCTTCTACGAGGACGACATCTGGCCCGGAGTGGACCAAAACGG GgcggagagggtgaaggagatcACTTCCTGGTTGAAGACCCACCCAGTCGCCGACATCGCCCGGGCATCATGTGACCTGCAGATCCTGGACACGGCCATCGTGGAGCAGATCGAGGAAGTGGTGGCTAAG GTCAAGAAGAGCAGCAAGAAAGTGCGTGTGACCGTGAAGCCACATTTACTCTTCAGG cccttAGAGCAGCAGCACGGTGTGGTCCCTGACCCGGATGCAGAGTACCACCTGTTTGACCGGGTGGTCAATGTCAGAGAGAGCTTCTCTGTCCCCCTCGGCCTCAGAGGAACCATCATCGGCATCAAGGGAG CTGATCGGGAGGCTGAGGTCTTGTATGAGGTTGTGTTTGATGAAGAGTTTGCTGGGGGACTTACAATCAG GTGTGCGTCGGGCCGTGGCTACAGGCTGCCTCCGTGTGCCTTAATCAACTTGAGCCATGGATGCCGCTTTGAGCAGGGTTCCCACAAACTGACCGCCATCGTCAAGCCCCAGCCCTCCTCCCACCACCACGCACACAACAAAGAGCTGTCTGGGCTCAACCACTCACCACGCTCACCCTTCATACCCACACCG caGCAGAACGGCAGACAAAACATTCTCAGGGCAGACACTCAGgggaacaaaaatgtgcaccacAATGCCCTCAGCCAGAAACACCAGCCGAAG GGTAAAGATGAGGAGTTCAGTAATGTGTGGCAGTCTCTGCAGAGTTCTGGAATGCCCCAGAAACCACCAGCCCACTGGCAACAAAACAAT GCGTGTAATTCTGCCTGGGGTCCAGGGTCTCCCGGACAGGAAGGGCAGTTCCAGGGGCAACAGGGCAGGAACCAACCCCAGAGTCAACAACAACCCCCCAAACCT GGCCCAGCAGGAAGTATCAGACTGCTGAAGAGAAATGAAGATGTCAACACTCTGTTTCCCGCTCAGAACGCCACAaagaag CAAACAGAGTTTGAGGACTTGATCGCCAACCTGAAGATCACCAAGGGCAACGAGCCAACTGCACCGCCTCCAGGCAACGAGCCAACGAGCCAATCGGAGGAGCCGCTGTCTCCGCAGTCATTCGCTATG AAGGGGACTCTGGCCCTGAAGGAGATGCTGAACATTGGCTCTGCCCCTGACTCCACTAGTCTCTCCTCCTCCAACACACAGCAGCAGAACAGGAGAAGAGCCACCAAGAAAGTGG cgGCGAGGATGGGAGACTTAGTGTTACCTGTGGCCGCAGCAGCAGTCCCTCCCCTGCAGGCCCACCAGCCCTCCTCCATGGGTCCCAGTGTGGCCTCAGAGCTGGCTAGGATCTGTATAGGTCTGGGCATGGCCCCACCTGACTTCACCTTCATACGCAGCAGACAg GGTTTGATGGTGTGTCAGGTGAAGCTCTCCAGTGGTCTGCTTGTCCACGGTCCTCAGAGTCACTCTGAGAATGAAGCCAAAGAGAAGGCAGCTCTCTTCGCCCTGCAGCGCCTTGTGAGTGTG aaTTCGGTGGGTTCTGGGTTTCCCATGCCTCCGCCTCTGTTCTCCGGGGTCGGCCAGATAAGAGGACCGCCCATGGGACCCATGCCTAACGTATTCGGCCAATCAG GTGGTCTGTTAATCCCTCCTCAGGGGTATGGTCCTCTCCACTGGGGCATGCCCCACCAGGGACAGCCCTTCTACGGTGGCACCTTCCCTGGCTCCCGGCCCCAGACACCCTCCGTCCCCATCGGCTCACACAACCAGTTTGTCCCCCTGCAG GTGACTAAGAAGCGTGTGTCATCAGGCAAGAAGCCACAAGAGTTCTACAATGCGGCTCACACGGCGAGAAACCAAGCTCCAATTAACAAAGCTCAGTCTGACTCCCAACCCTCCCTATCCCCGACCCCCTCGGCAGCCCCCATCACACCCCCAAAGACCGCCCAGGACCCCCCTGAGATGGCTGGGACCCCCTCCACGCCACAGACGCCACGCCAGAACCCCACCCCAGGCCATGGCCACACCCCCAGCTCTGCCTCCAAGAGGAAACACAGGAAACTGGCGGTCAACTTCGAAGTGGCCAAAGTCCAAGAATGA
- the LOC120020421 gene encoding 5'-3' exoribonuclease 1-like isoform X2, whose protein sequence is MGVPKFYRWISERYPCLSEVVKEHQIPEFDNLYLDMNGIIHQCSHPNDEDVHFRISEEKIFADIFHYLEVLFRIIKPRKVFFMAVDGVAPRAKMNQQRGRRFRSAKEAEDKIKKALEKGEVLPSEARFDSNCITPGTDFMARLQEQLKYFVNSKLSTDNAWKGVNVYLSGHETPGEGEHKIMEFIRWENTKPDHDPNTRHCLYGLDADLMMLGLTSHEPHFSLLREEVRFGGKKNQKRITAPEETTFHLLHLSLFREYIDYEFSEVKNKISFEYDLERIIDDWILMGFLVGNDFIPHLPHLHINHDALPLLYRTYISVLPTLGGYLNENGHLNLGNFEKYLEKLSEFDREHFNEVFVDLKWFESKVGNKYLNEAAGLAAEEAHCKDSRKKDLKDSLCLAALDEVKDRGPSRGFEEEGEEEDMFEAEFRQYKRTYYMTKMGVEVVSDEFLANQALCYVEGIQWILHYYYHGVQSWSWYYPHHYAPFLSDVRNIAHLKLTFDMGKPFMPFQQLLGVLPSASKDLLPQSYRHLMTSENSSIIEYYPLDFKTDLNGKQQEWEAVVLIPFIDERCLLAAMEPYNDHMTKAEKARNCHTQCAVYSYDAELDYPSTLPDLFPNIMHCHVRVTPVPMDAWHVSLSHVGRSINSSQFYFCGFPTLKHIRHKFYKKKHGVVVFQQSSRGENMMLEIIPSKEEPVCDNVASQVLGRSVFVNWPHLEEARVVAVSDGESKFFLEEPAGMQKLYDRDSPPPTKVTYLSDKEQKDWVKDVQGITEHFGKRKGITVNETAVVLYTQLLTGRKYVPGQSGQVHLEKQWAKQILPFPYQTIVKDIKAFDSSSTRFKTLEELYSPTTTVFMVGNPYYGAMGEVQDSSDVIKEGRVRVVFTVPCEPPMESLIQNQHKYCVKYSPGYVLASRLGITGYLVSRFSGSIFVGRGSKKNPHGEQKANVGLNLKFNKKNEEVPGYTKRTEKEWLYSVAVEDLMAEYLDRFSEVFDLVSRNSHDDVFYEDDIWPGVDQNGAERVKEITSWLKTHPVADIARASCDLQILDTAIVEQIEEVVAKVKKSSKKVRVTVKPHLLFRPLEQQHGVVPDPDAEYHLFDRVVNVRESFSVPLGLRGTIIGIKGADREAEVLYEVVFDEEFAGGLTIRCASGRGYRLPPCALINLSHGCRFEQGSHKLTAIVKPQPSSHHHAHNKELSGLNHSPRSPFIPTPQNGRQNILRADTQGNKNVHHNALSQKHQPKGKDEEFSNVWQSLQSSGMPQKPPAHWQQNNACNSAWGPGSPGQEGQFQGQQGRNQPQSQQQPPKPGPAGSIRLLKRNEDVNTLFPAQNATKKQTEFEDLIANLKITKGNEPTAPPPGNEPTSQSEEPLSPQSFAMKGTLALKEMLNIGSAPDSTSLSSSNTQQQNRRRATKKVAARMGDLVLPVAAAAVPPLQAHQPSSMGPSVASELARICIGLGMAPPDFTFIRSRQGLMVCQVKLSSGLLVHGPQSHSENEAKEKAALFALQRLVSVNSVGSGFPMPPPLFSGVGQIRGPPMGPMPNVFGQSGGLLIPPQGYGPLHWGMPHQGQPFYGGTFPGSRPQTPSVPIGSHNQFVPLQVTKKRVSSGKKPQEFYNAAHTARNQAPINKAQSDSQPSLSPTPSAAPITPPKTAQDPPEMAGTPSTPQTPRQNPTPGHGHTPSSASKRKHRKLAVNFEVAKVQE, encoded by the exons CTTCCACTATCTGGAGGTGCTGTTCAGGATCATCAAGCCCAGGAAGGTGTTCTTCATGGCCGTGGATGGGGTGGCTCCTCGGGCCAAGATGAACCAGCAGAGAGGCAGGAGATTCAG GTCGGCCAAAGAAGCAGAGGACAAGATAAAGAAGGCCCTAGAGAAAGGAGAGGTCCTACCCTCTGAGGCCCGCTTTGACTCTAACTGTATCACACCTG GGACGGACTTCATGGCCAGGTTACAGGAGCAGCTCAAGTACTTTGTCAACAGTAAACTGTCCACAGACAATGCCTGGAAAGGAGTTAACGTCTACCTTTCTGGACACGAG ACTCCAGGAGAAGGAGAACATAAGATCATGGAGTTTATCCGCTGGGAAAACACCAAGCCAGACCACGACCCAAACACACGCCACTGTCTCTATGGCCTGGACGCTGACCTG ATGATGTTAGGTCTGACGAGCCACGAGCCACACTTCTCCCTACTCAGAGAAGAGGTCCGCTTTGGAGGGAAGAAAAACCAGAAAAG AATAACTGCTCCAGAGGAGACAACCTTCCACCTACTGCACCTGTCACTATTTAGGGAGTACATAGACTACGAGTTCTCTGAAGTTAAG AATAAGATCTCATTTGAGTACGACCTGGAGCGAATCATAGATGACTGGATCCTGATGGGCTTTCTTGTTGGAAATGACTTCAtccctcatcttcctcatcttcaCATAAACCACGACGCCCTGCCTCTTCTCTACCGCACCTACATCAGTGTGCTGCCAACACTAGGAG GATACCTGAATGAGAATGGTCACCTGAACCTGGGTAACTTTGAGAAGTACCTGGAGAAACTGTCAGAG TTTGACAGGGAGCACTTCAATGAGGTGTTTGTGGATCTGAAGTGGTTTGAGAGTAAGGTGGGGAACAAGTACTTGAACGAGGCAGCAGGGCTGGCAGCAGAGGAGGCTCACTGCAAGGATTCCAGGAAGAAAGACCTG aaagACTCTCTGTGTCTGGCTGCACTGGATGAGGTCAAGGACAGAGGCCCCAGCAGAGGTtttgaggaggaaggggaggaagaagACATGTTTGAAGCAGAGTTCCGACAGTACAAACGCACCTACTACATGACCAAGATGGGAGTGGAGGTGGTCTCAGA TGAGTTTCTAGCCAACCAGGCGTTGTGCTATGTGGAGGGAATCCAGTGGATCCTACATTACTACTACCATGGAGTCCAATCCTGGAGCTG GTATTACCCGCACCACTATGCCCCCTTCCTGTCAGATGTGCGGAACATAGCCCATCTGAAGTTGACCTTTGACATGGGCAAGCCCTTCATGCCCTTCCAGCAGCTGCTGGGAGTCCTACCTTCTGCCAGCAAAGACCTGCTGCCCCAGAGCTATagg CACCTGATGACATCAGAGAATTCTAGCATCATTGAGTATTACCCTCTAGACTTCAAGACAGACCTTAATGGGAAACAACAGGAGTGGGAGGCTGTGGTGCTCATCCCCTTCATCGACGAG agatgtttgctTGCTGCGATGGAGCCTTATAACGATCACATGACCAAGGCTGAGAAGGCCCGTAACTGCCACACACAGTGTGCTGTGTACAGCTACGACGCTGAGCTAGACTACCCCTCCACCCTGCCTGACCTGTTCCCCAACATCATGCACTGCCATGTCAG AGTGACACCGGTTCCCATGGACGCTTGGCACGTGTCGTTGAGCCATGTGGGGCGCAGCATCAACAGCAGCCAGTTCTACTTCTGTGGCTTCCCCACCTTAAAGCACATCAGACACAAg TTCTATAAGAAGAAACATGGAGTGGTGGTGTTCCAGCAGAGCAGCCGAGGAGAGAACATGATGCTGGAGATCATACCTAGCAAAGAGGAACCC GTGTGTGACAATGTGGCCTCTCAGGTCCTGGGTCGGTCTGTGTTTGTCAACTGGCCCCACCTAGAGGAGGCCAGGGTGGTAGCAGTGTCTGACGGGGAGAGCAA GTTCTTCCTGGAGGAGCCGGCAGGGATGCAGAAGCTGTACGACAGGGACTCTCCTCCCCCCACTAAGGTCACCTACCTCAGTGACAAGGAACAGAAGGACTGGGTTAAGGATGTACAGGGCATCACTGAGCA TTTCGGTAAGCGTAAGGGCATCACGGTGAATGAGACGGCGGTGGTTTTGTATACCCAGCTGCTGACGGGCAGGAAGTATGTACCTGGGCAGAGCGGACAGGTGCACCTGGAGAAACAGTGGGCCAAGCAGATACTGCCATTCCCCTACCAGACCATCGTCAAG gacATCAAAGCCTTTGACTCGTCGTCCACTCGCTTCAAGACCCTGGAGGAGCTGTATTCCCCGACGACCACGGTTTTCATGGTGGGGAACCCCTACTACGGTGCCATGGGAGAG GTGCAGGATTCCAGTGATGTCATCAAAGAGGGACGGGTGCGGGTTGTGTTCACGGTGCCCTGTGAACCACCTATGGAATCCTTAATACAGAACCAGCAT aaataCTGTGTGAAGTACAGTCCTGGCTACGTTCTGGCCTCACGCCTCGGCATCACTGGCTACCTCGTCTCCAGATTCTCTGGCAGCATCTTCGTCGGCAGAGGATCCAAGAAAAA tcCCCATGGGGAGCAGAAGGCTAACGTGGGTCTGAACCTGAAGTTCAATAAGAAGAATGAGGAGGTACCAGGTTACACCAAGAGAACCGAGAAGGAGTGGCTCTATTCTGTCGCTGTGGAGGATCTGATGGCTGAGTACTTGGATAG GTTCTCTGAGGTGTTTGACCTGGTGTCCAGGAACAGTCACGACGATGTCTTCTACGAGGACGACATCTGGCCCGGAGTGGACCAAAACGG GgcggagagggtgaaggagatcACTTCCTGGTTGAAGACCCACCCAGTCGCCGACATCGCCCGGGCATCATGTGACCTGCAGATCCTGGACACGGCCATCGTGGAGCAGATCGAGGAAGTGGTGGCTAAG GTCAAGAAGAGCAGCAAGAAAGTGCGTGTGACCGTGAAGCCACATTTACTCTTCAGG cccttAGAGCAGCAGCACGGTGTGGTCCCTGACCCGGATGCAGAGTACCACCTGTTTGACCGGGTGGTCAATGTCAGAGAGAGCTTCTCTGTCCCCCTCGGCCTCAGAGGAACCATCATCGGCATCAAGGGAG CTGATCGGGAGGCTGAGGTCTTGTATGAGGTTGTGTTTGATGAAGAGTTTGCTGGGGGACTTACAATCAG GTGTGCGTCGGGCCGTGGCTACAGGCTGCCTCCGTGTGCCTTAATCAACTTGAGCCATGGATGCCGCTTTGAGCAGGGTTCCCACAAACTGACCGCCATCGTCAAGCCCCAGCCCTCCTCCCACCACCACGCACACAACAAAGAGCTGTCTGGGCTCAACCACTCACCACGCTCACCCTTCATACCCACACCG CAGAACGGCAGACAAAACATTCTCAGGGCAGACACTCAGgggaacaaaaatgtgcaccacAATGCCCTCAGCCAGAAACACCAGCCGAAG GGTAAAGATGAGGAGTTCAGTAATGTGTGGCAGTCTCTGCAGAGTTCTGGAATGCCCCAGAAACCACCAGCCCACTGGCAACAAAACAAT GCGTGTAATTCTGCCTGGGGTCCAGGGTCTCCCGGACAGGAAGGGCAGTTCCAGGGGCAACAGGGCAGGAACCAACCCCAGAGTCAACAACAACCCCCCAAACCT GGCCCAGCAGGAAGTATCAGACTGCTGAAGAGAAATGAAGATGTCAACACTCTGTTTCCCGCTCAGAACGCCACAaagaag CAAACAGAGTTTGAGGACTTGATCGCCAACCTGAAGATCACCAAGGGCAACGAGCCAACTGCACCGCCTCCAGGCAACGAGCCAACGAGCCAATCGGAGGAGCCGCTGTCTCCGCAGTCATTCGCTATG AAGGGGACTCTGGCCCTGAAGGAGATGCTGAACATTGGCTCTGCCCCTGACTCCACTAGTCTCTCCTCCTCCAACACACAGCAGCAGAACAGGAGAAGAGCCACCAAGAAAGTGG cgGCGAGGATGGGAGACTTAGTGTTACCTGTGGCCGCAGCAGCAGTCCCTCCCCTGCAGGCCCACCAGCCCTCCTCCATGGGTCCCAGTGTGGCCTCAGAGCTGGCTAGGATCTGTATAGGTCTGGGCATGGCCCCACCTGACTTCACCTTCATACGCAGCAGACAg GGTTTGATGGTGTGTCAGGTGAAGCTCTCCAGTGGTCTGCTTGTCCACGGTCCTCAGAGTCACTCTGAGAATGAAGCCAAAGAGAAGGCAGCTCTCTTCGCCCTGCAGCGCCTTGTGAGTGTG aaTTCGGTGGGTTCTGGGTTTCCCATGCCTCCGCCTCTGTTCTCCGGGGTCGGCCAGATAAGAGGACCGCCCATGGGACCCATGCCTAACGTATTCGGCCAATCAG GTGGTCTGTTAATCCCTCCTCAGGGGTATGGTCCTCTCCACTGGGGCATGCCCCACCAGGGACAGCCCTTCTACGGTGGCACCTTCCCTGGCTCCCGGCCCCAGACACCCTCCGTCCCCATCGGCTCACACAACCAGTTTGTCCCCCTGCAG GTGACTAAGAAGCGTGTGTCATCAGGCAAGAAGCCACAAGAGTTCTACAATGCGGCTCACACGGCGAGAAACCAAGCTCCAATTAACAAAGCTCAGTCTGACTCCCAACCCTCCCTATCCCCGACCCCCTCGGCAGCCCCCATCACACCCCCAAAGACCGCCCAGGACCCCCCTGAGATGGCTGGGACCCCCTCCACGCCACAGACGCCACGCCAGAACCCCACCCCAGGCCATGGCCACACCCCCAGCTCTGCCTCCAAGAGGAAACACAGGAAACTGGCGGTCAACTTCGAAGTGGCCAAAGTCCAAGAATGA